GCGATCTTGATTCGCGACATTATTGCGATGGGAATCACCGTAATGGTCATCGAACATAATGTGCGGCTCATGGTTACGCTGTGCGATTACATCGTCGTACTCGATCACGGGGAAAAGATTGCGGAAGGAACTCCGGAAGCGATTGTACAACATCCCGCGGTGATTGAAGCATACCTCGGAGCACCGGAGGCAGTTGCCTCATGAGTGACGATTTACTGACAGTCGACGGCTTAACGGTCATGTATGGCGGCATCATTGCGGTACGGGACATTGCATTCACTGTGGCGAAGGGGGAAATCGTTGCCCTGTTAGGCGCGAACGGTGCGGGAAAAAGCTCCACGTTACAGGCGGTAGCCGGCGCGGTCTCCGCAACCGGTGCCGTTCGGCTTCGGAACGAAGAGATTCAGACCCTGACCCCTGCCGAACGGGTAGCGAAGGGGATTGTGTTGTGTCCCGAAGGGCGAAGAATTTTCCCCTATTTAACCGTACAGGAAAATCTTCTTGCTGGCGCATTTCTAAGTAAAAGTCCTAAGGAAACCGCGGAACGGATGGAATACGGGCTGTCGTTGTTTCCCTTGTTGCGCGAACGGTTGCAACAGCCGGGACGAACCCTCTCCGGCGGTGAGCAGCAAATGTTAGCGATTGCCCGCGCTTTGATGGCGAATCCTGAACTATTGCTACTCGACGAGCCTTCGTTGGGTCTTGCCCCAGTCGTAGCGAAAACTATTTTTCATACTCTCAATGCTTTGCGGGATGCCGGTGTCAGTCTATTGTTGGTAGAACAGAATGCCAACGCAGCGTTAAAGCTTGCTGACCGTGCCTATGTGCTGGAAACTGGAATTATCACCCATAATGGCGCTGCCGATGAACTCGCCCGCAACGTCGAAGTCCGAAAAGCGTATCTTGGCGGGTAGTTATTCATTCGATATCGGTTTAACTCCATCCTTAGCAAACCTCTCCCCTCCCAGAGTGTTAACTTCCGAATTCTGAAACTCTTAGAGCACATACCTCATCAAATCAGCCCGCCATCCCGCTTCAGTCTGCTCAAACTGCCACTTGAAAGCGTCTCAAAACCGTCAATTTGGAAACAAAGGCAATGCCTACGTACAACTAACAACGCAAGTGGTCGATAATGTATGCTTGTTAAGCTAACATTTTACTAACAACCACCCCTGTTTATGAGAATAAGTGTAGTTAATGTTATGTAATATCAACTATTTATAATAAGCAGTAAGAAAACTTGCTTTTCGGTTGACTTCGATTAGCTTAGCAGGAATTCAAGGGCGGAAGAATCAAAACTCGATACTCAAAAACGATCACTTGTTGAGAGTCTCTGTGTTTTCATTCGGCCATAACCACTGACTTTTTTCAACCATAACTACTGAATGAGTATTTACCATTCACACGAATCGACAAAGTGTAATTGGAAGTGCGAATGGGAAGATTTTCGTTTTAGAAATACACCTAAATCGATAGCAATAAAGTAATTGAATTAGTCCTAACTTTTGGGGGATATGTGAAGAGAATGAGATTGCTTACAGCGGTTGCGCTGTTAGCGTTCGCCGGGTTGGCATTCGGGCAATTGACCGGTGCAAAGACGATTAATTTTGCCGCGCCGACCGCTGGAAATAACTACCAAACCTTTGCCGCTGCAATCACAGCCTTGAACGCTTCAGGTGTCGGTGCTGGCGGCGTTACGTTTACTGTCGCTTCGGGAACTTATGCCGAAGCAGCTTTGATAATAACTACTCAGACAGGAACCGCCGCCAATCCGATTAAATTCGTGAAGGGCAGCGGCACCGTAACGATTAACTCCTCGGCGAGTGGTGTAGGATCCGCTGCGGTTAGATTATTCGGCGCAAGGTATGTTGAATTCGATGGTATCGATGTCAGTGCCGCAAACGCCATTTACGGTTACGAGATGCTCAACACTGCCGCAGCAGGTGC
This region of bacterium genomic DNA includes:
- a CDS encoding ABC transporter ATP-binding protein translates to MSDDLLTVDGLTVMYGGIIAVRDIAFTVAKGEIVALLGANGAGKSSTLQAVAGAVSATGAVRLRNEEIQTLTPAERVAKGIVLCPEGRRIFPYLTVQENLLAGAFLSKSPKETAERMEYGLSLFPLLRERLQQPGRTLSGGEQQMLAIARALMANPELLLLDEPSLGLAPVVAKTIFHTLNALRDAGVSLLLVEQNANAALKLADRAYVLETGIITHNGAADELARNVEVRKAYLGG